Within Terriglobales bacterium, the genomic segment CCAAGGGGAAACCGTCGCCAGTGGGTTGAATCCAACGTTGGTCTGACGACACGGAGGAGAGCGTCGGAAGGGAAAATGACCAACCGAGATCACGATCGGCTCCCCAGCTATTCACCAGCATTTGATAATTTTGGTGAATCTGGTGAATGCCACTGCTGTCGTACATCAGCACCACCGGCATGTTAATGCTGCGTCCACCTGCGGGTGCGCCGAGGTCGATGCGCAGGCTCACCGAACCCGTGGCAGGATTCACGATCTCCTGCAATCCCTGAATGTAGTCGTGACCTACGCCAGGAATCGGTGTGGCGTTTGACGCGCTAACATTGGAAAGTTGAGCGAAAACTGAACTCGTGAGCAGGAGTGAGAAGAAGACGAGAAATTTGGTCATGTAGTGTGCCGTAAGTTAACGGCGGCATTATCACAGAAAGAAGCTCTAGAACAGGGGTCTTTTAACTCTTGTTACAGATTTGGAACAAGAGTTTGGACCGAAATGGGAAACGCGCATACTCATCAATATCCCCGTCCTACTTCTTTGAATTCACTACCTGACGTACTCCTGCTCGATTGCTGACTGGTTGCGATACCAAAACTTTCAGTCGGGCCGGAGATCTATACTTGTTCATACCCCCTTGTGCTCATCTCAAGCGATCGTCTTGCGGTCGTATGGGGGCAGCCAACCCGATTCCGGCAATATAGACATCCTTTTTACCAAAGAAGAGTTTCATAAAGTTGGGAACGGCTGATGTCGATGCGGTCGATTCAACAAAATGGAAGGTGTGCTGGGGCACTACTTGTTATTGGGGAGATTAGTACTTCTTTGGCAGTCCTGGCCCGTGATGCCCGATGTGCCAGTGATCATGAAACGGACATTGGTAGGTTTATAGGTCATGGGCGGCCTAGCGGTTACGTATCCGAGTGATCGCCGCCTGCGTCGCTCGGCTTAACGCCACTTGCCTTTGCAGCAGCACCGCCACAGATCTTGCGGGAGCATCAGGCCGCTCCGTGCTGCACGGCATGTTGCGCACAATGTGCATCACCGTCGAGCCGTGCTACAGGTCAGCTAGCGGGTGAAGGAGATCAGCCGCAGGCAAGGTGCATTGAACGTCAGTTCGGCCTTTCCTCCTTAGACGTAGACTGCTGCTTCTCAACCTCCGCGAGCACGACCTCGTAACGTTTCATTGCGGCCTTCTTGTGAGTTGCAGTGGGATGCAGATATTTCTGCACGACCCGCAGCGAGTTGTGACCGAGAATGGCAGCGATCGTCGCAAGGTCCACACCTGACTCCGCTAAGCGGGTCGAGAACGAATGGCGCCAGTCGTACAAGACGAACGACAACGGTGCGCGATGATCGTTGCCTGCACAAACGGCATCGTGCGCTCGATTGAGACGTTGGAGGTGTTTGCCTGGGCACTTTGCGGAGGGGAATACCCACTGCGACGACAGGGCACGCTGTATGCGCTGCCTCACCTTCTTAGTTGCTTTTGGTGGAACGGTGGGAGAGATGCGGCGGGCGAGGATCGACCTGCTTTCGGAAGTCAAGTCAAGCGTCCGTCGTGCTGCCGGCGTCTTGCCACTGCGTACAAAAAGAGTGCCACGCTCGAGATCTACGTCAACTTTCATAAGTTCGACAACTTCCTCAGGGCGCATTCCTTGATTTCGCATGAGACGAGCCAGATCCCAGAGATTTCGATTTTTCGCTGCCCTCGCGAAGTACTCCTTTTCTTCTGCCGGCGTAATTACATGCATGCGGACGGCGTCGGCATCGCTTGGGATGTCAACATCTCGAACGGGATTCTCCCGTGCCCAGTTCTGCTTAATTGCGTAGCGGAAGAAGACCGACAAAGCGTGAAGGTCATGACGTACGGTAACGTCCCGGACGTCGTGCTCTTTGAAACGCCATGTCTTGAACTGCTCGATCATTGCGTCATCCACAAGGCTTGTTGGCGCGCTACCGAAGAACTCCTTCAGGCTGGTAAAGCTTGTCCGAATACGTTTGTAGCTGTTCGGATGAGCGCGGTACTCTACCTCGGCCCATCCAAGGAATTCGTCGACCGCATCACTGAACTGTCGGACTGTCAGCTTTCGCGTTGGCCTGCGACCCTCGATGAGCGCCCGTCTGTGATCCAGCTCGATTCCCGATGCACGAGTCGTGTTTTGTTTCGTGGCGACCAAGTCGGTGCTTCCGCTGTATTCTCGCCCGTCCACTTTGAATCGGTAATGCCACACGCCACCCCTGTTCCTTAAAGCCATCATCAACCTCCGTTTCCTTCAACTGCGAATCGAGCCACCTTGATACGCGCTCGCGCGGATACCAAACTTTCTTGCCCACCTTCACGAAGGCTGGACCCCGGCGCTGGGATCTCCAGTCCGCTAGCGTTGCTACAGCGACGCCAAGAGCGACTGCCAGATTCTCCGGGCTTACCAGATCACGTTCACCAAATTCCACAGGAACCTCGAGCAGCCGTCGCGCGCACCGCGACGGCGTAAGCGAATGCGAAGACCCGGACTGGGGCCTTGCGTCGATACTTGTTCACCGCAGCGCACTCCGACTGCTTACTGCCGCGCGCACATCGGTAGGAGTTGAGAGTGGGAACCTGTCGGAATCCGGGATGGCTGCCACCCTTCGGACTAACAACCGCCAGTACGCCGGGGGATCGGATCCCCGGGGAGCTTTTAGGCTCCGGTCTGCCGCTGACCGTTGCGCCTGCGTCCGACGCGCCAGTCATTGGCCATGTCATGCCTGAGGAAGGTCACGACGCGAAATGTACTGCATCTCAAGTCTTAACCCTCGTGATGCAGCACATTCATAGTGGCACAGATACAGGTTCCTTTCAAACGATTGCTTGTCGACACGGCGATGCCGATGGTCCGATGGACTCCTGTCATCTCAGGAGTCCATTGTGAGCAAGAGCGATCTCGCGATTGACGGCACAGCTTGAGATCCCCAATTTAGCAAGGCGCCCTCGCTGGTCGGGACCTTGGAAGGAGGTTGTCAAAACGATCCTAATAGTGCTCAGGTCCTGACGACCTCGTCGCTTCGGCTCTTCGAGGAGGAGCACTGTTAGCCTTCGTCTCCAACGGCCCGCATTTGCGGTCACTGATCAGCAGGTTCCACCATCGAGCCAGGTACTCCAATACAAAGAACATTGCTAGCACATGAAGAATGTCAAAATTCATTTCTACTCCCACGGTAGGTAGTGGCCGATGACTTCGTGACGACGTGTTCCATCAGGGAAAAGAAGTCTGGAGTGCCCAACCGCCTCATTAGTCTGCGAGCTTGATCCGTCATTGGGCACGTGGTCTTGGTGCAGTGCTTGCACCGCTTCGGTTGCGGTTTACACATAGGAATTTCCTTTCAGTTTGTGTTTTCGCGGGGGACTGTTTAGCCAGAAGAGAGTTGATGGAGAATAGGTGCCTGAGTTCGCTGGAGGCTTGTGCGATCCAACTGCGTCAGAGTGGCCTTGATAAGAGCCACTCGTCGATGCGGCACACACCGTTACTTTCGTCGAAGTCCCGGCCGTAAATCCTAAGGGTTGTGTTGATGTCTTGGTGCCAGAGGACCTTGCTGACTGTCAGGTAGTCTTCCGAATGCTGGTCGAGCCAAGCGTAGGCAAGAATGTCGCGCACAAGGTGCGGGGTGACGCGATGACCAGTAAACTGGTAGAAACGCTGTGCGACCAAGTTGGTCGTCTTGGCCAAATCGAGCGCGCCTCCCCGACGATTCAGGAACAGAGTTCCTGGGTCAATAGAGCCGATGAGATTCGGACGATGGTCTCGCAGGTATTCTTCCAGGATATGAACGAGGTTAAGCGGGAGGATTCCGCGAACCTCGTGTCCAGTCTTCGTCTCCGCCTCACGGAAGTGGAATTGCCAAAACGGTTGATGTGGGTTTTGTGCCAAGGCTTCTTCCACCCACGTCGCCTTGGCGAGGTGAACGAGCGGAGGGAGACTGGCGTAGAAGATATTGGAGGTCTCGGGATCGCCAATGCGGCATTCGCGTATATTGCGCTGCCGCCAGGCAAGCGTCACCAAGAGCGCGATAAGTAATTCGTCGTGGCAAAGCCACGACAGTTGCCGCGCATCGCTGCAACCACGATCTCTTAACTGTCTGATCTGCTTAGGAACACCCGCAAGAACGTCATAGGGCACGAGTCTTGCTGCCCGTCGTTCTTTTCTGCCATCTTTCTCGTCAGGCGGCAGCTCTCTCAGCAGTACCGAAAACCACTTGAAGTCGATGCCCTTTAAGGCTGGATAATGCCGCACGGCTGCGTACAGCATTGACAGCTTGGACACGGAGTTAGACCGCATGTTCCTGACGTTAAGCGCCCAATCGACGAAGGCGCTCACGATGTCCTCCGTAACAAGCTCCTGCAGCGATTGGACTTTTGCACGTCCATCAATATCCCTGGCGAAGCCATACAGACCGCTGATCCACTTCTCCAGCAGCCGCGCACTAACGGGCCTATGCCTTCCTTTACGGGGCCGACCTCTTGCAAACCGATCCTGTTTCCATTTGAGGAGAGCACTCACCTGTGACCGCAACGGTTCTGGCATTTGCGACGACGGAATGCGATATCGTTTCTCATCTGGATCGGTACTCCAAGAAAGTTGCGGAAGAGATGCGCACAGGCCGGCTTTGTGAACCGCGCGTCGAAACTGAGACAGGGTTTTCCGTACGGTTGAGAACGATCGGCCGCTCAAGAGCATCCACCTCTTCCATTCATCAAGGTCGCTGTGGGACAGTTCGTTCGGCGTCCTACCCTTTCGGATGGCAAACCTGATGATGCTCTTGGTGGAACAGCGGATAGCCTTCAACGCAGTCATGAACGGCTGCCACCCCTCGGTGACTGGTTGGTTTTCTGATGACCATCCCAGTTCCTCAGCGATCCGGAAGAGCTTCAGGGCAGAATGGCAGTACGTCCGGACGGAGTTCCGCGAGTATCGCCTCTCCTTCAAGTAAACAGAAAACGTCGGAGCCACCTCCACAAGAGAGTCGATAGGCAGTTCATGGAGAGGCATGTTCATGAACTCAGACAGCCGTGTGGCCGCGGTCCTAAGCATCGGCAACAGCTCAGCGTGCTTCGACATGGGAACTGCATCGAGCACATCCTTAACGGTGTTGATCGTGTTGGGGGCGGATATTCCACTCCCGTGGGAAGACACCTGCTGAACTAGAGCACTTGATGTGCCAACTACGCAGCATTGTGCAGACATATATCTTTTCTCCCTAATGAAGTCGCTGTAAGACCAGCGATCAAAGTGCATATAAAACGTGCAGGAATGCGTTGACTGGCGAATCAGGTTCACAAGCGGCGCCGACGGACGTATCTGTGAGGTGATACAGCGAAGTTCAGGAACTTGGCGAGCGTCGGATACTGCTATTGGCGAGATAGGTCTCGAGGTCAACAGGGAGAAACTTCGCATGACCGGGAAGATTGCGAGGCGTTAGCTGACCGCGCTTCACACGATCCTGAATCGCGCGCACAGATACTCCGAACAGGTCGGCTACCTGACGCACGGTAAAGGTCCCGTTCATAGCAATTCCTTTGTGGACAAGGAGGGTTTCGAGCAGGGGAAACCTGGTGGCTTTGGCGGAGTCGGTTGCCATTTTGAGGTCCTTTCGCGTAGGGATGGCGGCATTGAAGACCGGGAGTATGAGAGAGAAGATGCGGGCCCCGTTCCTTGACGGCCGGAGCCCACGGGTGCGCGCCTAATTAACGTCGTCGTCGAAGTTCCACAGACTGAGGACGCCGTACGGAAGGATGCCAGGACACACCAGGAACTCTTGATCAGTCTCGGGTTCCTGAATCCCGTCCTGATTCGTGAGGTAGCGTTTACGCGCTTCCAGCCGCTGCCTGGTTCGCGAGTCAGCCCAGCGCATCTCGTCAGTGAACGATTGCCCCTGCTGAGCCTTCAGGAAGGATTCAAGCAGCAGGCAGTCCGGACATTCAGGGTTGCGACGGGGTTTCGTCCGTCCCGTGAGCAGCGAGGATACTCGATCGAGCAAGGGACGAACGAACTCGTCGAAGTTCAATTCCACCTCGACAACCACAGGAGTCAGCGGAGCACAGAGTTTCTGCGATCCGTCCTTCCAGTGCTCGAGGATGTGTTCCTTCTCCGTCGAGCCAGTGCCGACGAAATGCACAAGAGCCGTCCGTTCCACTCGGCGCCTGTGGGGGCCGTGCTGGAGCATCCATGCGTACAGGTTGAGCTGTGCCCGGAATTGATAAAACTGCGGGCAGTCTTCTGTCTTCACCTGCGCGGTCTTGTTGTCCACCAGATACACGGTGCCCCGATCGTTCTCCAGAACAACGTCAGGGTAGCCATAGACAAACATGTGGGAGTCGAGATCCGTACACTCCAGTCTGCCAATAGGTGCAACGGCAATAGAGTCGCGCAGGAACTCGAAACAACGAGGAAGAGACTGGTCACGCCGGAGTAGTTCGGTATAAAGCCACTTCTGCGTTTTGTCGTGATACTGCATTACCGCGGGCGCGGGAAACTGATAGGGACGTTTCCACTTATGCTTGGCAGCCGTGATGAAGCAGTTCGGGCAGGCTTCAGGATTCGCCATGATCGCGACATTGCTGACGCTGATGCGGGTTGGTTCATCGGGTAGCGAGTCATACAGAGCGCGCCAGTACGCTGGCGTACGAGGTGGGAGAGTCGAATAGGTCATGGAGGGCCTCGGGGTGAAGTGGTATTGCGGGTTTACTTCAAGATCAGATCGGAGAGACTGACGGAGCGACTAGACCTTAGCAACGGAGCGCCGCACAGAAGGATTGCGACAGGCTGACCACCGGGTCAGACTGTCTGGCCCGAGTTGATTAAGGCCTGCATCATCGAGCACGGTCCTCAGCAACAAGTCGATCGTCGGAGAATCCTGTGTTGGCTTTCCGAAAATTGTCTTTGAGCCCGTAGTGGCTTTGACTCGAAGTAGTTGGTGAATTATCAACTCAGTTAGCGTAACGGCTGAGTCATTCTCGCCGAAGTAAAGCGCGCCGGCCTTACTGTCGAATGCCTCCCACTTTAAGTGCCGGAGATCGCTCAGCCGGACAGTCAGGTAGAGCATCAGAGTTACGACAGCCGATGCTCGAGGGTCGGGATTAGTTCTGGCCCTGGCAAGAAGCCGACGAATGTCATCATCCGAGGGGAGAGTTGGGTATTGCTTCACTGCTGTCCTCACGTGGGAGCAGTGATGGATTGGCGACCCGGAGAGGTGACCTTGCTGCTCCGAGTATGGTTAGTATAGGAACTCCCATGCACTCTGCTGCTGAATGGCACATTTTCTTGAGGAAAATCGAAGATCCTATACTAAAGACGCAGCGAGGCAGAGAACCGCAACGTGTTCCAAATTCGTAATAACTCTATTGTTTTGACCAGTTTGATCGAATCCCTTGTATCATTTGCCCGACACGTACCTAACAGGTCATTCACTTTGCGAACAGCG encodes:
- a CDS encoding tyrosine-type recombinase/integrase encodes the protein MMALRNRGGVWHYRFKVDGREYSGSTDLVATKQNTTRASGIELDHRRALIEGRRPTRKLTVRQFSDAVDEFLGWAEVEYRAHPNSYKRIRTSFTSLKEFFGSAPTSLVDDAMIEQFKTWRFKEHDVRDVTVRHDLHALSVFFRYAIKQNWARENPVRDVDIPSDADAVRMHVITPAEEKEYFARAAKNRNLWDLARLMRNQGMRPEEVVELMKVDVDLERGTLFVRSGKTPAARRTLDLTSESRSILARRISPTVPPKATKKVRQRIQRALSSQWVFPSAKCPGKHLQRLNRAHDAVCAGNDHRAPLSFVLYDWRHSFSTRLAESGVDLATIAAILGHNSLRVVQKYLHPTATHKKAAMKRYEVVLAEVEKQQSTSKEERPN
- a CDS encoding helix-turn-helix domain-containing protein, with product MATDSAKATRFPLLETLLVHKGIAMNGTFTVRQVADLFGVSVRAIQDRVKRGQLTPRNLPGHAKFLPVDLETYLANSSIRRSPSS
- a CDS encoding PD-(D/E)XK nuclease family protein, which produces MTYSTLPPRTPAYWRALYDSLPDEPTRISVSNVAIMANPEACPNCFITAAKHKWKRPYQFPAPAVMQYHDKTQKWLYTELLRRDQSLPRCFEFLRDSIAVAPIGRLECTDLDSHMFVYGYPDVVLENDRGTVYLVDNKTAQVKTEDCPQFYQFRAQLNLYAWMLQHGPHRRRVERTALVHFVGTGSTEKEHILEHWKDGSQKLCAPLTPVVVEVELNFDEFVRPLLDRVSSLLTGRTKPRRNPECPDCLLLESFLKAQQGQSFTDEMRWADSRTRQRLEARKRYLTNQDGIQEPETDQEFLVCPGILPYGVLSLWNFDDDVN